GCCAATCCGGAAATCATGTCCCGAAAAACATCGATTTTGTCCTGTAATAAAACGATATGGTGTTGGAGTATTTTTTGTTTGAATGTCATTTTCAGGTATTACGGTGAAATACAAAGAAACAAAATATCTGATTTATTTTCAGGGAATCGCTTTAAAAACAAAAGTCCTGTAAAGCATGGTGCTTTACAGGACTTTTCGTAGTATGTTTTCCGGTTTAGAAATCGAATTTGTAGCTTGCCCCGATCAGGAACTGGAATCCCTGTACCGGATAGTTCAGCCAACGCTGGTAATTCTGGCTTGCCAGGTTATTCGCTTTCAGATAACCCGTAAGGCGTTGGTTGTGCTTGTAACCTACGTGGGCATTTAAGTCGAAATAACTATCCAGTGTTACCGTTTTAACTGTAGGCTCCGTTAGAGCGATGTCATTGTACAGGAACTGGTCTTTGCGTTCTCCAACAAAGAATATGTTGGTTCCGGCATACCATTTTTCAGTGATATTAAAATCGAAATCGGCTCCTACTTTAACTGTAGGCATATTCCATGCTTCCTGCAAATCGGTTGTAAAACTGTTGAAGGTACCGTTAATACCGAATGTTACGTTTTTAGAGAAGTCCATTTTCAATTCCCCGAAGAAGCTGATGGTTTTTAGCTTATCGTAAACCACTCCAAATGAGTTTCCGTACACATATCCTTCGGTATTAGTGTTCGCAGTGTCGTAAATATTGCTGGTAAAAAAGGCTTTATCATCGTCACTTTTATAGGAACCTCTCACGTTATAGGCTACATTATTTGCCAGTTTTCCTTTTAATCCCACATAGATATCATATTGCTCACTTGTGGGCGCAATAACTAAGTTAGGGGCTACAAACTGGTTTTCGCCTACGAAATCGGCATAGGTGTTTTGTTTTAATCCGCCTTCCGCTCCGGCATAGGCAATCATTACATCGCCAACAACTTTATAGGATGCTTTTACCTGCGGATAAATATAGAATTTGCCTTCGCTTTCATTATTCAGTTTACCAACGTTATAAAAAAGTCCGGCACCGGCCTGTACCGAAAGGTCGCCCTGCTGCAATAAGATACTTGGCTGTACTCCAAAATTCAGGTAGCTGTATTTCATTTCGCTTTCCGGAAGGTTGTAGTAGTCTTTTTCAAAATTTCCGCCCACATAATCCACTACAAAATCGGCTTTGAATTTCTGGTCTTTGAAATCAAAGTCAATTGACGGTTTTACAAAAAAGCGGTTTTCCGCACTTCCTTTGGCATCCCAGAATCGTTTGAATTGTAACGATGCTTCGTTGAAGTAGCTGTCTTTCATGCCCAGTCTTGCGCCCAGAGTTAGTGTCTGGTAGGTTTGCTGTGCATTCACACCGGCCATTGCCGCTTCATCAAACGGCAGGAAATCGGTTGGCAAGCCATACCAATTGTACAGTTGATGCTGGTACCCCAGATCGGCATTCCAGTTAAAATCCCGCTGCTTGCTTCCGTAAGTAAGGTCCAAAGATGTTTTGGAATATTTGTCATCCAGAATCACATCTTTAATACCACCCTGTGAAGACAGGTGGCGGAACATTCCGGCCACATATTCGGTATTGCTTAGGTTCTTCGTTACAAACAATT
This region of Flavobacterium inviolabile genomic DNA includes:
- a CDS encoding porin family protein, yielding MTKTFQYKIAVILLLTGGQALFAQKKDENLGTEVVNVVKPYTPTISDAFKVKETPTIEDEDNTQKKEIQYNIFSFPVASTFTPSKGKAAGVDKAQKEKLYNNYATLGFGNYATVNGELFVTKNLSNTEYVAGMFRHLSSQGGIKDVILDDKYSKTSLDLTYGSKQRDFNWNADLGYQHQLYNWYGLPTDFLPFDEAAMAGVNAQQTYQTLTLGARLGMKDSYFNEASLQFKRFWDAKGSAENRFFVKPSIDFDFKDQKFKADFVVDYVGGNFEKDYYNLPESEMKYSYLNFGVQPSILLQQGDLSVQAGAGLFYNVGKLNNESEGKFYIYPQVKASYKVVGDVMIAYAGAEGGLKQNTYADFVGENQFVAPNLVIAPTSEQYDIYVGLKGKLANNVAYNVRGSYKSDDDKAFFTSNIYDTANTNTEGYVYGNSFGVVYDKLKTISFFGELKMDFSKNVTFGINGTFNSFTTDLQEAWNMPTVKVGADFDFNITEKWYAGTNIFFVGERKDQFLYNDIALTEPTVKTVTLDSYFDLNAHVGYKHNQRLTGYLKANNLASQNYQRWLNYPVQGFQFLIGASYKFDF